Proteins from one Gossypium raimondii isolate GPD5lz chromosome 8, ASM2569854v1, whole genome shotgun sequence genomic window:
- the LOC105793471 gene encoding 18.1 kDa class I heat shock protein → METSYEDFEPLCKWRRDQNGDKLEVHLPGFRRQQLKVEIHSSGILEISGERLMEEGKSKRIISRFRKEFPVSEDYQRTQIRAKFYNGILHLVMPKQIIPTISAPAGGGGDENNDDKASSSGTSYLTCSMKLNKNLALENHDISNFLGNCCSLCEEILSMFFFGISSS, encoded by the exons ATGGAAACATCTTATGAAGATTTTGAGCCTTTGTGCAAATGGAGAAGGGATCAAAACGGTGACAAGCTTGAAGTCCATCTTCCAG GATTCAGAAGGCAGCAATTGAAAGTTGAAATTCACAGTTCTGGGATCTTGGAAATTTCTGGAGAACGTCTAATGGAAGAAGGTAAATCGAAAAGAATAATAAGCAGATTCAGGAAAGAATTCCCAGTTTCAGAAGATTATCAACGAACCCAAATTCGTGCAAAGTTCTATAATGGCATTCTTCACCTGGTAATGCCTAAACAAATTATTCCCACCATTTCTGCTCCTgctggtggtggtggtgatgaGAATAATGATGATAAAGCTTCAAGTAGTGGTACATCATATTTAACTTGTTCAATGaagttgaataaaaatttagctTTGGAAAATCATGATATTAGCAATTTCCTTGGCAATTGTTGTAGCTTATGTGAAGAAATATTGTCAATGTTCTTCTTTGGAATAAGTT CTTCTTGA